Proteins found in one Alteromonas macleodii genomic segment:
- a CDS encoding MmcQ/YjbR family DNA-binding protein — translation MTLDEFNLFCKALPHTTHVVQWGNSDVWKIGGKVFAIGNIGKDGHPAFTFKTSEQNYYFLEEKPGYRPAPYLASRGMKWIQQYNCENDEDEALEYYLSASYKLVSLGLTKKMQKALGLNQSQ, via the coding sequence ATGACCCTTGATGAATTCAATCTCTTTTGCAAAGCGCTACCCCATACTACCCATGTTGTTCAATGGGGAAATTCAGATGTATGGAAGATAGGTGGGAAAGTTTTTGCTATAGGGAACATTGGCAAAGACGGGCACCCTGCTTTTACCTTTAAAACGTCAGAGCAAAACTATTATTTTCTGGAAGAAAAGCCTGGCTATAGGCCAGCGCCCTATCTTGCTAGTCGTGGTATGAAGTGGATACAGCAATACAACTGTGAGAACGATGAAGATGAAGCGTTAGAGTATTATCTAAGCGCATCATATAAGCTAGTATCGTTAGGGTTAACCAAAAAGATGCAAAAAGCCCTTGGTTTAAATCAATCTCAGTAA
- a CDS encoding DUF3703 domain-containing protein has translation MFKAKGFTRNIRPYVEAELAHAHKMQNQNNQKCAFSHLENAHVLGQASTRLHVAVHVQVLLWAVKQGNIGEFFGQLLRIAGAATKTVFGLVPHGNTGGANVSPFKAMPIKPNLNTIIKKARSNEN, from the coding sequence ATGTTCAAAGCAAAAGGCTTTACGCGCAATATTCGCCCATATGTAGAAGCAGAACTAGCGCACGCTCATAAAATGCAAAACCAAAACAACCAAAAGTGTGCTTTTTCACACTTAGAAAATGCCCACGTTCTTGGTCAAGCCTCTACAAGACTGCACGTAGCGGTACACGTTCAAGTGCTTTTATGGGCAGTGAAACAAGGCAATATTGGTGAGTTTTTTGGTCAGCTTTTAAGAATTGCGGGTGCTGCCACAAAAACTGTTTTTGGGCTTGTACCTCATGGAAATACAGGTGGCGCTAACGTTAGCCCATTTAAGGCAATGCCAATTAAACCAAACTTAAATACGATCATAAAAAAAGCGCGTTCGAATGAAAATTAA
- a CDS encoding PhzF family phenazine biosynthesis protein, with protein sequence MKIKINVVDAFTSVRFKGNPAAVVITGKWLSDEKMQEIAAENNLSETAFLVEDDNGVFGIRWFSPITEIDFCGHATLASAFVIFSENYQLPHISFFAKSVGMMKVVKKENGFIQMDFPNRMPHPVDDVPEALLQGLSIKPKSILKNDQAYFAVYSDEDDVLSVIQDSEQLKTLAPYDVVVTAPGTQFDFVSRYFWPANGGDEDPVTGSIHTGLAPYWAKVLGRSKLMAYQASKRGGTVKCEVTGDRVLISGQAVSYLEGYITI encoded by the coding sequence ATGAAAATTAAAATTAACGTTGTCGATGCATTTACTAGTGTAAGGTTTAAAGGCAACCCTGCAGCTGTAGTTATAACGGGTAAATGGCTTAGCGATGAAAAAATGCAAGAAATCGCTGCTGAAAATAACCTTTCAGAAACCGCATTTTTAGTAGAAGACGATAACGGTGTATTTGGTATACGTTGGTTTTCCCCGATAACAGAAATCGACTTTTGCGGTCATGCAACGCTGGCTTCTGCATTTGTTATTTTTAGCGAAAATTATCAACTACCGCACATTTCGTTTTTCGCTAAATCGGTGGGGATGATGAAAGTCGTTAAGAAAGAAAACGGTTTCATTCAAATGGACTTCCCTAATAGAATGCCTCACCCTGTTGATGACGTGCCTGAAGCGTTACTACAAGGGCTTTCAATAAAACCCAAAAGCATTTTGAAAAATGATCAAGCGTATTTTGCTGTTTATTCCGACGAAGACGACGTTTTAAGTGTAATTCAAGACAGCGAACAACTGAAAACACTTGCGCCCTATGATGTGGTAGTGACAGCACCGGGTACTCAATTTGACTTCGTATCCCGTTATTTTTGGCCTGCGAACGGCGGTGATGAAGACCCGGTAACCGGTTCAATTCACACTGGGCTGGCGCCTTATTGGGCAAAAGTGCTTGGGCGGTCAAAGCTTATGGCTTATCAAGCATCTAAACGAGGTGGTACAGTAAAATGTGAAGTGACAGGCGACCGCGTGCTTATTTCAGGCCAAGCGGTGTCTTACCTTGAAGGTTATATTACTATTTAA
- a CDS encoding DUF4177 domain-containing protein — protein MQKVVEFKTRNFWSSQLNLDTLNEEVTKYNNQGWRVIQVTPVSSFSAHVRSVLLLLERSNS, from the coding sequence ATGCAAAAAGTCGTTGAATTTAAAACTCGTAACTTTTGGTCTAGCCAACTTAATTTAGACACCCTTAACGAAGAAGTTACCAAATACAACAATCAGGGCTGGCGTGTTATTCAAGTAACACCAGTGTCGTCTTTTTCTGCACATGTTCGTTCGGTATTACTCCTTCTTGAAAGATCGAATAGTTAA
- the ggt gene encoding gamma-glutamyltransferase codes for MRRSALFRASVVTLALSSCFIFGANAKQAREVGEPEAATGYIEKKAFEAKDYMVVAANPYASWAGKNVLEKGGSAIDAAVAVQSMLSLVEPQSSGIGGGAFILYWDNKNKVLHTFDGRETAPKAVNSHWFIEGNKPMRWLDAVVGGKSVGVPGAVKALEMAQGEFGKLPWNTLFDDTIKTAEDGFKVSPRLAKLVALDYHPGLKTFPASSTYFFPAGLPLKEGTVKKNKKLAKTLRGIAEKGSDYLLKGEVAEKIVKAVNSAEINPGQMTLEDLASYEPVKREPVCGLYHEKRICGMAPPSSGGVNVYQILKMLEGFNLSQYAPDSVEFANLYTQASALSYADREKFIADSDFTNLPFAAMINTAYLERRAENIAVDKEWRRKRAGNPYADANVALGTSMELPNTSHVSIVDKEGNAVSMTTSIEFMFGSGIMVEGFLLNNQLTDFSFSPTKNRFPVPNRVEPGKRPRSAMSPTMVFDKEGNLEVVVGSPGGSRIVSYVAQTLIGVLDFGLDIQQAINLPKITNRNDYTALEKGTPIAELEEPLKALGHKVKVVDLNSGLHGIQFKSGKLIGGADPRREGIAVGR; via the coding sequence TTGAGACGCAGTGCTTTGTTCAGAGCTTCAGTAGTTACACTTGCATTATCTAGTTGCTTCATTTTTGGAGCGAACGCTAAACAAGCTCGCGAAGTTGGTGAGCCTGAAGCGGCAACAGGCTACATAGAGAAAAAGGCCTTTGAAGCCAAAGACTATATGGTTGTGGCGGCAAACCCCTATGCGTCATGGGCGGGGAAAAATGTTTTAGAAAAAGGCGGCAGCGCCATAGACGCTGCCGTGGCTGTTCAATCAATGCTTTCTCTGGTTGAGCCGCAATCGTCGGGCATCGGTGGTGGTGCATTTATCCTTTATTGGGATAATAAGAACAAAGTACTTCACACCTTCGATGGCCGTGAAACAGCGCCGAAAGCTGTCAATTCTCATTGGTTTATTGAAGGTAATAAGCCAATGCGCTGGTTAGATGCCGTAGTTGGCGGTAAGTCAGTAGGCGTGCCCGGTGCAGTGAAAGCGTTAGAAATGGCGCAGGGTGAGTTTGGTAAGCTACCTTGGAATACGCTGTTTGACGATACAATCAAAACAGCTGAAGACGGCTTTAAAGTATCGCCGCGTTTAGCCAAACTTGTTGCATTGGACTATCACCCTGGTCTTAAAACGTTTCCTGCAAGCTCTACTTATTTCTTCCCTGCAGGCCTGCCGTTAAAAGAAGGCACGGTTAAGAAAAACAAAAAGTTAGCTAAAACCCTAAGAGGTATTGCGGAAAAGGGCAGCGACTATTTATTGAAAGGCGAAGTTGCCGAAAAAATAGTAAAAGCGGTAAACAGCGCTGAAATCAATCCAGGTCAGATGACATTAGAAGACTTAGCAAGCTACGAGCCTGTAAAGCGTGAACCTGTTTGTGGGTTATATCACGAAAAGCGTATTTGCGGTATGGCACCGCCTAGCTCTGGTGGTGTGAACGTTTATCAAATTCTTAAAATGTTAGAGGGTTTTAACCTTAGCCAGTATGCGCCAGATTCAGTAGAGTTTGCGAACTTGTACACGCAGGCAAGTGCGCTTTCGTATGCCGATCGCGAGAAGTTTATAGCGGATAGCGATTTTACTAACCTGCCGTTTGCGGCCATGATCAATACGGCTTATCTTGAGCGCCGGGCTGAGAATATTGCTGTTGATAAAGAGTGGCGTCGCAAGCGCGCGGGTAATCCGTACGCTGATGCGAATGTTGCGCTTGGTACGTCAATGGAACTGCCAAACACCTCCCACGTCTCTATCGTAGACAAAGAAGGTAACGCAGTATCAATGACAACCAGCATTGAATTTATGTTTGGTTCTGGGATTATGGTAGAAGGCTTCCTGCTTAATAATCAGCTTACCGACTTTTCATTTTCGCCAACTAAAAACCGTTTTCCTGTACCAAATCGCGTAGAGCCTGGTAAACGCCCTAGAAGCGCGATGAGCCCTACAATGGTGTTCGACAAAGAAGGCAACCTTGAGGTTGTTGTAGGCTCGCCTGGCGGCTCTCGAATTGTAAGCTATGTCGCTCAAACCCTAATTGGTGTTTTAGACTTCGGCTTGGATATTCAACAGGCTATCAACTTACCTAAAATAACTAATAGAAACGACTATACGGCGTTAGAGAAGGGCACGCCGATAGCCGAGCTCGAAGAGCCATTAAAAGCGCTTGGCCACAAGGTTAAAGTCGTCGATTTAAACAGCGGTCTTCACGGAATTCAGTTTAAGTCAGGTAAACTAATTGGCGGTGCAGATCCTCGCAGAGAAGGCATTGCAGTAGGGCGCTAA
- a CDS encoding enoyl-CoA hydratase, with protein MSYIITENNQQCLTITLNRTDKKNALTRDMYQEMANAILGVKNDGLTKVVVIKGAGDCFTAGNDIGDFAQQQDHAQVPETAAFMRALAACHLPVIAQVHGLAVGIGTTLLLHCDFVYATPDTRFVLPFINLGLVPEYASSYLLPKVAGHIKAAEWLMLGEPFTSADAYQFGILTKIIDAKEIEQTVQSTVDKLVAKPSFSLRQTKALLKGDGERTNQQMNEEFDIFLEALGTTAAQEAFDAFLKKRPINPEKFK; from the coding sequence ATGTCCTACATCATTACCGAAAATAATCAGCAATGCTTAACCATTACGCTCAACCGCACCGACAAGAAAAATGCGTTAACGCGCGATATGTACCAAGAAATGGCGAATGCCATATTAGGTGTTAAGAATGATGGCTTAACGAAAGTGGTGGTGATAAAAGGTGCCGGTGATTGTTTTACCGCGGGGAATGATATTGGCGACTTTGCGCAGCAACAAGATCACGCCCAAGTGCCTGAGACCGCTGCCTTTATGCGCGCACTTGCCGCCTGCCACTTACCGGTTATTGCACAAGTTCACGGCTTGGCGGTAGGGATAGGCACAACGCTTTTACTGCACTGCGATTTTGTATACGCCACACCAGATACCCGATTTGTTCTACCGTTCATCAACTTAGGGCTTGTTCCCGAGTATGCATCAAGTTATCTTTTGCCTAAGGTTGCGGGTCATATCAAAGCGGCAGAATGGTTAATGCTAGGTGAACCCTTTACGTCTGCCGATGCTTATCAATTTGGTATCTTAACTAAAATAATCGACGCGAAAGAAATAGAGCAAACTGTTCAATCAACGGTAGACAAACTCGTTGCCAAGCCTTCATTCTCGCTTAGACAAACTAAAGCGTTATTAAAAGGCGATGGGGAGCGAACGAACCAACAAATGAATGAAGAGTTCGATATATTTTTAGAAGCGTTGGGCACAACCGCAGCCCAAGAAGCGTTTGATGCGTTTCTAAAAAAACGGCCAATTAACCCCGAAAAATTTAAATAA
- the rrtA gene encoding rhombosortase — MMSLPFSLKYSAGPLFIALCSVVAFFFEPMSGNYLAYDRYAIQGLETWRIVSGNIVHTNGYHLLLNLAGLALLWALHGEHYRIGLYLKVFVWCCLGTSVGLYFFSPDLIWYAGLSGALHGIFAWGACVDIKEKMKSGWLLLLGLALKVGYEQIDGSSKQVANLIDAKVAVDAHLFGALTGIAIFLLMFITAKRK, encoded by the coding sequence ATGATGTCACTGCCGTTTTCGCTTAAGTATAGCGCTGGTCCTTTATTTATAGCGCTATGCTCCGTTGTCGCGTTTTTCTTTGAGCCTATGTCTGGCAATTATTTGGCTTACGACAGATATGCCATTCAAGGCCTAGAGACTTGGCGTATAGTCAGCGGCAATATCGTGCACACCAATGGCTACCACCTACTTTTAAATTTAGCAGGTCTGGCGCTGTTGTGGGCCTTGCATGGTGAACATTATCGCATTGGCTTGTACTTAAAAGTTTTCGTGTGGTGCTGCTTAGGAACCAGTGTCGGTCTTTATTTCTTCTCTCCAGATCTGATTTGGTACGCCGGTTTGTCAGGCGCACTACACGGTATTTTCGCATGGGGTGCTTGTGTGGATATTAAAGAAAAGATGAAGTCGGGTTGGTTGTTACTTCTTGGCTTAGCCTTGAAAGTAGGATACGAACAAATTGACGGTAGCAGCAAACAAGTTGCTAACCTAATTGACGCAAAAGTTGCCGTAGATGCGCATTTATTCGGCGCGCTTACCGGTATCGCAATCTTTTTACTTATGTTTATTACGGCGAAAAGAAAATAG